In Marinobacter salinisoli, the DNA window CGGTACTGGAAGAAATCGCTGACGAGTATGCGGGCAAGCTGAAAGTCTGCAAGCTCAACATCGACGAAAACGAGCAGACTCCGCCCAAGTTCAACATCCGTGGTATCCCGACTCTGATGCTGTTCAAGAACGGCAATGTCGACGCCACCAAGGTTGGCGCCCTGTCCAAGTCACAGCTGGCCGCTTTCCTCGACAGCAATCTCTGATCGCTGATCGATAGAATAAACCGCCCCTGGGGTTGCTCCACGGGCGGTTTTTTTGTGAGCAGCAGATCAACCGGCTCCTTTTTGGCCGAGGAACGGCGAAATGTCACTCGAGAAGATCTGCGGTCCAGACGCGCTCGAACTTGGCGCCGGCTTCGCGCTGGACGTTGCGAACCGCTTCGGTATCCCGTGCTTCATACTCGCAGATCATTCTCTTGCGATCCTTGCTCCAGTAGCTTCTGAGCCAGGTAACGTCGTAGA includes these proteins:
- the trxA gene encoding thioredoxin TrxA, which gives rise to MSGNIVNVTDASFEQDVLQSDVPVLVDYWAEWCGPCKMIAPVLEEIADEYAGKLKVCKLNIDENEQTPPKFNIRGIPTLMLFKNGNVDATKVGALSKSQLAAFLDSNL
- a CDS encoding DUF4242 domain-containing protein, producing the protein MPKFIVERSFEPPLTQEELKATEERMLPCLELYDVTWLRSYWSKDRKRMICEYEARDTEAVRNVQREAGAKFERVWTADLLE